A DNA window from Streptomyces sp. 71268 contains the following coding sequences:
- a CDS encoding VOC family protein gives MPVQRLNHAVLYVRDLERSVAFYADLLNFRVNHRLHADGDKVPEAAFLQAEGSTNDHDLALMRIDGPSSPPRPGPGRRPGLGHLAWEVDTLAELQQVRGRLLRAGEVVHEIDHGTTKSLYASDPDGLQFEVCWLVPADKVDEVTREALAPLDLDAAIAQFGADLPSGTGISTPARH, from the coding sequence ATGCCTGTCCAGCGTCTCAACCACGCCGTGCTCTACGTCCGTGACCTCGAACGCAGCGTCGCCTTCTACGCCGACCTGCTGAACTTCCGCGTCAACCACCGCCTGCACGCCGACGGCGACAAGGTGCCCGAGGCCGCGTTCCTACAGGCCGAGGGGTCGACCAACGATCACGACCTGGCCCTTATGCGGATCGATGGCCCGAGTTCCCCGCCGAGGCCGGGGCCGGGGCGACGTCCGGGGCTCGGGCACCTGGCGTGGGAGGTGGACACCCTGGCCGAACTCCAGCAGGTCCGTGGCAGGTTGCTGCGGGCCGGTGAGGTGGTCCACGAGATAGACCACGGCACCACCAAGTCGCTGTACGCCAGCGATCCGGACGGTCTGCAGTTCGAGGTGTGCTGGCTGGTGCCCGCGGACAAGGTCGACGAGGTGACCCGCGAGGCGTTGGCGCCGCTCGACCTGGACGCGGCGATCGCACAGTTCGGCGCCGACCTGCCCAGCGGGACCGGCATCTCCACCCCGGCCCGCCACTGA
- a CDS encoding helix-turn-helix domain-containing protein has translation MRDSADVGMAASVGPCASIPVEHMEFVRQVLDRVGDKWSMLVIAVLESGPMRYTDLQRQIPGISQRMLTRTLRQLAEDGLVSRTAYAEVPPRVEYALAPLGGGLYGIVRQLIGWVADHHDEIRANRSHAGATASSASRP, from the coding sequence ATGCGGGACAGCGCGGATGTGGGGATGGCGGCTTCGGTCGGGCCGTGCGCGAGCATCCCCGTCGAGCACATGGAGTTCGTCCGCCAGGTGCTCGACCGGGTGGGTGACAAGTGGAGCATGCTGGTCATCGCCGTCCTGGAGAGCGGCCCGATGCGCTACACGGACCTGCAGCGCCAGATCCCGGGCATCTCCCAGCGCATGCTGACCCGAACCCTTCGCCAACTCGCGGAGGACGGACTGGTCAGCCGTACCGCCTATGCGGAAGTGCCACCGCGCGTCGAGTACGCGCTCGCCCCGCTCGGCGGCGGACTGTACGGCATCGTCAGGCAGTTGATCGGCTGGGTGGCCGACCACCACGACGAGATCCGCGCCAACCGTTCCCACGCCGGCGCCACCGCCTCCTCCGCGTCCCGGCCCTGA
- a CDS encoding hydrolase, producing MSTPPKAGLEALLTPEESVLVLIDHQPYQFANLHSHEPMMVTNNVVGLAKAAKGYGVPTILTTVVEERGGLLIQALQDVFPDQKPINRTLINTWEDQVVVDAVKATGRRKLIIAGLWTEVCVAMPAIQAAGEGFHVHVVTDASGGVSAEAHDMAVRRMTQAGVVPITWLAVMSEWQRDWARTDRVTPEDQMAVLEHAGATGVATVWEQQLLNTPVAETAAA from the coding sequence ATGAGCACGCCCCCGAAGGCCGGCCTCGAAGCCCTGCTGACCCCCGAGGAGAGCGTCCTGGTGCTGATCGACCACCAGCCGTACCAGTTCGCGAACCTGCACAGCCACGAGCCGATGATGGTCACCAACAACGTCGTGGGCCTGGCCAAGGCCGCCAAGGGCTACGGCGTCCCCACGATCCTGACCACGGTCGTGGAGGAGCGCGGGGGCCTGCTGATCCAGGCGCTCCAGGACGTCTTTCCGGACCAGAAGCCGATCAACAGGACGCTCATCAACACCTGGGAGGACCAGGTCGTGGTGGACGCCGTGAAGGCCACCGGACGCAGGAAGCTGATCATCGCCGGCCTGTGGACGGAGGTCTGCGTGGCCATGCCCGCCATCCAGGCGGCGGGGGAAGGGTTCCATGTCCACGTCGTCACCGACGCGTCCGGTGGCGTGTCGGCCGAGGCTCACGACATGGCGGTACGGCGCATGACCCAGGCCGGGGTCGTGCCGATCACCTGGCTGGCCGTGATGTCCGAGTGGCAGCGCGACTGGGCCCGGACGGACCGCGTCACGCCGGAGGACCAGATGGCCGTCCTGGAGCACGCGGGCGCCACCGGGGTCGCGACGGTCTGGGAGCAGCAGCTCCTGAACACCCCGGTCGCCGAGACGGCCGCGGCGTAA
- a CDS encoding MarR family winged helix-turn-helix transcriptional regulator, producing the protein MADGVNWLTAEEQHAWRSFVRLHERLIGRLAHLLQTESRLSATDYAVLVNLTDVPDGRRQYQDLARALEWEKSRMSHHITRMIGRGLVAREESPDDGRAAYAVITEAGREAIAAAAPLHVQAVRSLFLDHLTPAELRTLAEISVRVVEKLDEDA; encoded by the coding sequence GTGGCTGACGGGGTGAACTGGCTGACGGCGGAGGAGCAGCACGCGTGGCGCAGCTTCGTCCGCCTGCACGAGCGGCTCATCGGCCGCCTGGCACATCTGCTCCAGACGGAATCCCGTCTGTCGGCGACGGACTACGCGGTCCTGGTCAACCTGACGGACGTGCCAGACGGCCGTCGGCAGTACCAGGACCTCGCGCGGGCGCTGGAGTGGGAGAAGAGCCGGATGTCCCACCACATCACGCGCATGATCGGGCGCGGGCTGGTAGCACGCGAGGAGTCCCCGGACGACGGCCGGGCCGCCTACGCGGTGATCACGGAGGCGGGACGCGAGGCCATCGCGGCGGCGGCCCCCCTGCACGTACAGGCCGTCCGGTCCCTCTTCCTGGACCACCTCACCCCGGCGGAACTCCGCACCCTGGCTGAGATCTCCGTCCGCGTCGTGGAGAAGCTGGACGAGGACGCCTGA
- a CDS encoding M20/M25/M40 family metallo-hydrolase, with translation MTTSDELVDSDELVDAIGKLSDSAVADLMDFIRIRSVYDEKDLRPVKDAANWCQKKLTGAGVKPEHVEQKCIGDPTKNAPLVYATCGPDEVPAGTPTVLLYAHYDVVDDGGWEEAWDPKLVDDKKRVRGRGAADDKSGVMMHLGALRAFKGKPPVPLKIVLEGEEESGDTLEGYVRKNKDLFTADVIVIADTGNYKLGEPTLTTSLRGVVAVDVTVSTLRKPKHSGVYGGPPPDAFMALTRILWALLDDKGDVAIPGLVRDHWSGEESDEAAFRAEAGILPQVKLIGSDTLGSRLYVRPSVNVTGLSGPRPYAKPVNQLTDTASARVSLRIAPSQDPEDAIAKLERFIERPELNPWNAEVTVERADSGAGFQADTTQPGYTVARKAMEKAYPGKETVYVGDGGTIPLVTELQQINPKATVLLIGCEEPLCNIHSSPESVDIDELAAMTLAECSLLRLLASKR, from the coding sequence ATGACTACCAGCGATGAACTGGTCGACAGCGATGAACTGGTCGACGCTATAGGCAAGTTGAGCGACAGCGCGGTCGCGGACCTGATGGACTTCATCAGGATCCGGTCGGTCTACGACGAGAAGGACCTGAGACCGGTGAAGGACGCCGCGAACTGGTGCCAGAAGAAGCTGACGGGCGCGGGCGTCAAACCCGAACACGTCGAGCAGAAGTGCATCGGCGACCCCACCAAGAACGCGCCGTTGGTCTACGCCACGTGCGGACCCGACGAGGTCCCCGCAGGGACGCCCACGGTGCTGCTGTACGCCCACTACGACGTGGTGGACGACGGCGGGTGGGAAGAGGCATGGGACCCGAAGCTCGTCGACGACAAGAAGCGGGTGCGGGGCCGGGGAGCGGCTGACGACAAGTCGGGGGTCATGATGCACCTCGGTGCGCTCCGCGCCTTCAAGGGCAAGCCACCGGTCCCGCTGAAGATCGTTCTGGAGGGCGAAGAGGAGTCCGGCGACACCCTCGAAGGGTACGTGCGTAAGAACAAGGATCTGTTCACGGCAGACGTCATCGTCATCGCCGACACCGGCAACTACAAACTCGGCGAACCGACCCTCACCACCAGCCTGCGCGGCGTGGTGGCCGTGGACGTCACTGTGAGCACGCTGAGAAAGCCCAAGCACAGCGGCGTGTACGGCGGTCCGCCACCGGACGCCTTCATGGCGCTGACGCGCATCCTCTGGGCCCTCCTCGACGACAAGGGCGATGTCGCGATACCGGGCCTGGTGCGCGACCACTGGAGCGGCGAGGAATCCGACGAAGCCGCCTTCCGCGCCGAGGCGGGCATCCTGCCGCAGGTGAAGCTCATCGGCAGCGACACCCTCGGCAGCCGGCTCTACGTCCGACCATCCGTCAACGTCACCGGCCTCAGCGGCCCGCGACCGTACGCCAAGCCCGTCAACCAGCTCACCGATACGGCGAGCGCACGGGTCAGCTTGCGCATCGCTCCGTCGCAGGATCCGGAGGACGCCATCGCGAAACTGGAGCGGTTCATCGAGCGGCCCGAGCTGAACCCCTGGAACGCCGAGGTCACGGTCGAGAGGGCGGACTCCGGTGCGGGATTCCAGGCGGACACCACCCAGCCCGGCTACACGGTGGCCAGGAAAGCCATGGAGAAGGCGTACCCCGGCAAGGAGACCGTGTACGTCGGGGACGGGGGTACGATCCCGCTGGTCACCGAGCTCCAGCAGATCAACCCCAAGGCGACGGTGCTCCTGATCGGCTGCGAGGAGCCGCTGTGCAACATCCACTCCTCACCCGAGAGCGTCGACATCGACGAACTGGCGGCCATGACCCTCGCCGAGTGCTCCCTGCTACGGCTCCTGGCCTCGAAGCGGTGA